One Misgurnus anguillicaudatus chromosome 20, ASM2758022v2, whole genome shotgun sequence DNA segment encodes these proteins:
- the LOC129454713 gene encoding prostate stem cell antigen, protein MNRLFFVSFAVALCFIGGQALKCYDCTGLWSLCLTSQTTCTGTDQCFSGVGKAVGFVDVIMRGCLTVDKCNKTEQVTLPGSSSTNLYNMTKTCCTSDLCNSALGHPHVSTIMTTLAAIASLMSVKFLV, encoded by the exons ATGAACAGACTCTTTTTTGTCTCGTTTGCCGTCGCCCTGTGTTTCATAGGAG GTCAGGCTCTGAAGTGCTATGACTGTACTGGTCTCTGGAGTCTGTGCCTAACAAGTCAAACGACCTGTACAGGCACCGATCAGTGCTTCAGTGGAGTGGGTAAAGCAG TTGGTTTTGTGGATGTTATAATGAGAGGATGTCTTACGGTGGACAAATGCAACAAAACAGAGCAGGTTACTTTGCCGGGAAGCTCCAGCACCAATTTATACAACATGACAAAGACGTGCTGCACTTCAGACCTGTGTAACTCTGCCCTGGGCCACCCACACGTCTCCACCATCATGACCACACTCGCTGCCATCGCATCTCTCATGTCTGTCAAATTCCTTGTGTGA